AAATATGTAGAATATACTTTATATAGGCATCGTAAAATGATGGAAGCAATTGGAAAATGACATAATATTTAAATATTAATTTTAAAAATAAGTGTTAAAAAATGAATAGAGGGAAAGTTTATAAATATATTGATAAACATATTAATGAGCATATTTTAAAACTTCAAGAAATTATTAGACAACCATCAATCTCTGCTGAAAATATTGGAATAAGAGAATGCGCTGATCTTATTAAAGAATATTTTGAAGAAATAGGATGTATAGAAGCAAAAATTGTTGAAACATCAGGAAACCCGGTTGTTTATGGAGAATATAATGCAAATTCAAATAAAACATTGATTGTATACATGATGTATGATACACAACCAGCTGACGAACCTGGATGGATAGTTGATCCTTTCGCTGGAGAAACTATAGATTTAGATACATTTGGAAAATGTCTTGTTGCAAGAGGAGCAGTTAATACAAAAGGAGAATTAAGAGCATTCTTAAATGCATGCGAATCTATCAAAGCTTGTAAAGAAGAAATACCTATAAATTTAATTTTTGTAGCTGAAGGGGAAGAAGAATTAGGAAGTAGACATTTACCAGAATTTATTAAAAAATATGAGAAAAAATTGAAAGAAGCAAATGGAGTATTTTTCCCATCAGTTGATCAAGATGAAAAAGGGAAAGTTGTAATGAGCCTTGGAGTAAAAGGGATAATATATTTTGAACTTGAATTAAATGGAAAAGATTGGGGTTATGGTCCTACAGAATTTGATATACATGGGAGTAATAAAGCATGGGTCGATAGCCCAACATGGAGAATGATTCAAGCATTATCTACAATGACCACTAAAGATGGAAATAATGTTTTAATAGATGGATTTTATGAAAATGTTGTACCTCCAAGTCAAGAAGATTTAGAACTTCTTAAAAAAATAGAAAAGACATTTGATGAAGAAACAATAAAGAAAGAAATGAAAGTTGAAAAATTCATAAATGATTTGCATGGAATTGAAGCTTTAAAGAAATATTTGTATTCTCCTACATTAAACATAGATGGTATATGGAGTGGATACACTGGTCCAGGAACAAAAACAGTTTTACCGCATAAAATTATTGCTAAAATTGATGTTAGGCTTGTTCCAAATATGAAAGTAGAAGAAGTTTTGCCAAAAATCCGTAAGCATTTAGATAAGCATGGTTTTAAAGAAATAAAAATTAGAGAATTAGAAACTGGATATGGATGGGCTAAAACAAGTTTTAAAGAAAAAATCGTTCAAGCAACTATTAATTCTTATAGAGAATTTGGTTTTGAGCCAGAAATTTGGCCATTTATGGCTGGAAGCGCACCTTTTTGTATGTTTAATCGTGAGCCACTAAATTTACCATTCATTTCTGGAGGTTTAGGACATGGAGGAAGAGCTCATGCACCTAATGAATATTTAGTAATTCAAGAAGGAAAAAATGTAAAAGGTTTAGCGACATTAGAAAAATCTTATGTTTCTATGCTTTACAATTTTTCAAAAATGCTTTAAAAATAAAAAAGGTAAATAAAAATGGGAAGAATAGCTATAATAGGAGAAGAAATTAATTATATTGAAGAAATAAATATTCTTAGAAAAAAGAGTAAAGATATAGGAGCAATTGCATGTTTTATAGGGATTATTAGAGAACATACTGGAGAGAAAAATGTTAAAAAAGTTTTTTACAATCATTATCTTGAATTAGCTTTAAAAAAATTAAATGAAATAAAAAATGAAGCTATGAAAAAATTCAATTTAATAGATTTATCAATAATTCATAGAATTGGAGAAGTGAAACCTGGAGAAGTAGCATTATTCATTGCATGCTCATCAATTCATAGAAAAGAAGCCTTCGAAGCTTGTGAATGGATTTTAGAAAAAGTTAAATTTGAAGCAGCTATATGGAAAAAAGAATATTATGAAAATGGGAAAGAAGAATGGATAAGAGGATGAAGAATAAATGATGGTTGATATAACAAATAAAGATATTGTTTATAGAGAAGCAACGGCATATGGTAAAATAAAACTTAAAAAAGAAACTATAGATGCTATTAAAAAAGGAGAAATTAAGAAAGGGGATGTTTTCACAATAACTAGAATAGCAGCAATTTTGGCAGTAAAAAATACATCTATATCTATACCTCTTTGCCATAATATTCCAATTACTCATGTCGATTTAGATTTTAAAATTGGAGAAGATTATATAGAAGTTTTTGTAAATGTTAAAGCAAATGCAAAAACAGGTGTTGAAATGGAAGCATTGCATGGAGTAGCAATAGCTTTATTAAACATTTGGGATATGGTAAAATATCTTGAAAAAGATGAAATTGGAAAATATCCTTATACTAAAATAGAAGAAATTAAAGTTTTAGAAAAAATTAAAAAGTGATACTCTTGTTCATAGATAATTTTGGAAGACCCATTAAAAGCTTAAGAATTTCAGTAACTCAAAAATGCAATTATAATTGTATTTATTGTCACATGGAAGGAATAAATTATAATATACCAAATGAAATGACTCCTAAAGAAATAGAAAAAGTTTCTAGAATACTTGTTAAATTTGATATTAAGAAAGTTAAAATAACTGGAGGAGAACCTCTTCTTAGAAAAGATATAGTTGAAATAATTGAAGCTTTTAAAAAATCTGGAATGGAAGAAATTTCTATGAGTACAAATGGTTCTTTATTAAAAGAATTAGCTAAACCTTTAAGAAAAGCAGGTTTAAATAGAGTTAATATAAGTTTACCAAGTTTAAAGAAAGAAGTTTATGAGTATATAACTGGTGGAGGAAAAATTGAAAATACTTTAGAAGGGATAGATGCAGCAATTGAAGCAAAATTAACTCCAATAAAAATAAATACTGTTTTATTAAAAGGAATAAATGAAAATGAATTTTATGATTTTATAAATTTTTCTAAAGATAAAAAATTAATTTTGCAATTAATAGAATTGGTAGAAACAACGCCTGATTTTTATAAAAAATATCATGTAAATTTAGATAAATATGAAAATGAAATAAAAGAAAAAGCATTAAAAATTGAAGTACGTGATTTACATAATAGAAAAAAGTATAAATTAAATAATAATGTTGAAATAGAATTTGTTAAACCAATGCATAATAGTTCATTTTGTTTAAAATGTGATCGTATAAGAATTACTCCTGATGGAAAATTTAAAACATGCTTGTTTGTAAATAATGGATTAATAGATTTTTTGACTCCTATGAGAAATAGAGAAAGCGATGAAAAAATTATTGAATTATTGAAAAAAGCAATATCGCTAAGAAAACCATATTTTATAAATATTTGAAATGTTTAATTTTTTAAAATAGATCATTCAACTTTTATAGATTTTCCTTCAAGTTTTTCTTTCTTTTTCTTGAAAATAACCTCTAGAACACCATTTTTATAAGTGCTTTTTGCACTTTCAACATCAACTTCTTCAGGCAATTCAACTTCTTTATAATATTTACGAGCTTCAGTTTCAGCTTTTATTGTAAGTTTTTTCTCTGTAGCATTAAGCTTTATTTGATCTTTTTCAACACCTGGAATTTCAGCTATAACTCTTATTTCTCCATTTGTTGAAAAAACATCTATGAGTGGTTCTCTTTCACCTTTTATATCTACATATGGTTTTTTAGTAGATGGCCTTACATTACCAAATTCTCTTATAATTGGTTTACCATCAGGTCCAATAGTCATAGAATATCCATAAACAAATGGACCATATTCCTTAATTACTCCACCAGGAATTTTCTTTTCTTTAACTAAATCTTTTGGTAATTTTTCAAAATATTCTTCAAATTCTTCTGAGAATCTTGCCATTTCTTCTTCCATTCTTTCTAAATCTTCGAGAAGCCATCTCCAAAATGATGTAAATCTTCTTCTACGTGGAAAATCTTCCCAAAATGACATATTTAAAAAATAGAAATAACTAATATTTAAATTTATTTTTCTTATTTAGGTTTCTTAGCAATAATGCTTGCAATTTTAGATATTTCAAAACATTCAAATCCAGCTTTTCTTAATCTTTCTTTTACACCTTTGATAATTTTTTTCCCTCTATATTTCATACCTGGATATCCTACATAATGAAACATTTTCCCATTTGGTTTTAATGCATCAAAAGCAAATTCATAAAATTCTAAACTATAAAGATTTCCAGCTAAAGAAAATCTAGGAGGATCATGAATAATGTAATCAAATTGTTCATCGAATTCTTGAATGATTTTATATACATCGTCAAGAATAATTTCTATTTTATCATTTTCAAGCATTTTTGAC
The Nitrososphaerota archaeon DNA segment above includes these coding regions:
- a CDS encoding M20/M25/M40 family metallo-hydrolase, whose amino-acid sequence is MNRGKVYKYIDKHINEHILKLQEIIRQPSISAENIGIRECADLIKEYFEEIGCIEAKIVETSGNPVVYGEYNANSNKTLIVYMMYDTQPADEPGWIVDPFAGETIDLDTFGKCLVARGAVNTKGELRAFLNACESIKACKEEIPINLIFVAEGEEELGSRHLPEFIKKYEKKLKEANGVFFPSVDQDEKGKVVMSLGVKGIIYFELELNGKDWGYGPTEFDIHGSNKAWVDSPTWRMIQALSTMTTKDGNNVLIDGFYENVVPPSQEDLELLKKIEKTFDEETIKKEMKVEKFINDLHGIEALKKYLYSPTLNIDGIWSGYTGPGTKTVLPHKIIAKIDVRLVPNMKVEEVLPKIRKHLDKHGFKEIKIRELETGYGWAKTSFKEKIVQATINSYREFGFEPEIWPFMAGSAPFCMFNREPLNLPFISGGLGHGGRAHAPNEYLVIQEGKNVKGLATLEKSYVSMLYNFSKML
- a CDS encoding molybdenum cofactor biosynthesis protein MoaE, translating into MGRIAIIGEEINYIEEINILRKKSKDIGAIACFIGIIREHTGEKNVKKVFYNHYLELALKKLNEIKNEAMKKFNLIDLSIIHRIGEVKPGEVALFIACSSIHRKEAFEACEWILEKVKFEAAIWKKEYYENGKEEWIRG
- the moaC gene encoding cyclic pyranopterin monophosphate synthase MoaC, whose product is MMVDITNKDIVYREATAYGKIKLKKETIDAIKKGEIKKGDVFTITRIAAILAVKNTSISIPLCHNIPITHVDLDFKIGEDYIEVFVNVKANAKTGVEMEALHGVAIALLNIWDMVKYLEKDEIGKYPYTKIEEIKVLEKIKK
- the moaA gene encoding GTP 3',8-cyclase MoaA, which gives rise to MFIDNFGRPIKSLRISVTQKCNYNCIYCHMEGINYNIPNEMTPKEIEKVSRILVKFDIKKVKITGGEPLLRKDIVEIIEAFKKSGMEEISMSTNGSLLKELAKPLRKAGLNRVNISLPSLKKEVYEYITGGGKIENTLEGIDAAIEAKLTPIKINTVLLKGINENEFYDFINFSKDKKLILQLIELVETTPDFYKKYHVNLDKYENEIKEKALKIEVRDLHNRKKYKLNNNVEIEFVKPMHNSSFCLKCDRIRITPDGKFKTCLFVNNGLIDFLTPMRNRESDEKIIELLKKAISLRKPYFINI
- the hsp20 gene encoding archaeal heat shock protein Hsp20, giving the protein MSFWEDFPRRRRFTSFWRWLLEDLERMEEEMARFSEEFEEYFEKLPKDLVKEKKIPGGVIKEYGPFVYGYSMTIGPDGKPIIREFGNVRPSTKKPYVDIKGEREPLIDVFSTNGEIRVIAEIPGVEKDQIKLNATEKKLTIKAETEARKYYKEVELPEEVDVESAKSTYKNGVLEVIFKKKKEKLEGKSIKVE